The following proteins come from a genomic window of Yinghuangia sp. ASG 101:
- a CDS encoding Dabb family protein: MIRHLVLFKLNEGVGRDEPRVVAAAEAFAALGPVIPELKSWQCGWNITVRDIAYDYAIACDVEDTDALARYLSHPDHQAAAARWREFATWVIADLES; encoded by the coding sequence ATGATCCGTCACCTGGTGCTGTTCAAGCTCAACGAAGGCGTCGGGCGCGACGAACCCCGCGTGGTCGCGGCGGCCGAGGCCTTCGCGGCGCTCGGCCCCGTCATCCCGGAGCTCAAGAGCTGGCAGTGCGGCTGGAACATCACCGTGCGCGACATCGCGTACGACTACGCGATCGCCTGCGACGTCGAGGACACCGACGCGCTCGCCCGCTACCTGTCGCACCCCGACCACCAGGCCGCCGCCGCCCGGTGGCGCGAGTTCGCCACCTGGGTCATCGCCGACCTGGAGAGCTGA
- a CDS encoding RNA polymerase sigma factor SigF produces MPPARAGETSGGSPSAETADGAPGAIPAGIPAPRTTDATPAAPAGSATTDSAGGTAAATAGLDTRALSRTLLLRLTEVEEGSPEHAYVRGTLVELNLPLVRFAANRFRSRTDQYEDVLQVGTIGLIKAIDRFDPHRGVEFPTYAVPTIIGEIKRFFRDTSWSVRVPRRLQELRLALAEATEEFSHKHDRAPTVVELADHLGMSVEEILEGMEAANAYSPASLDAHDLDDDRDNALIARLGQEDEALDGVEYREALRPLLARMPPRDRQIIMLRFFGNMTQSQIGERLGISQMHVSRLLARALARLRADLSA; encoded by the coding sequence GTGCCTCCGGCCCGCGCCGGCGAGACGTCCGGGGGTTCCCCGTCGGCCGAAACGGCCGACGGCGCCCCGGGCGCGATCCCGGCCGGAATCCCGGCACCTCGCACCACCGACGCAACGCCCGCGGCACCGGCCGGCTCGGCGACCACCGACTCCGCCGGCGGCACCGCCGCCGCGACAGCGGGCCTCGACACCCGCGCCCTGTCCCGCACCCTCCTGCTGCGGCTCACCGAGGTCGAGGAGGGCTCGCCCGAGCACGCGTACGTGCGCGGCACCCTCGTCGAACTCAACCTCCCCCTGGTCCGGTTCGCGGCCAACCGCTTCCGCAGCCGCACCGACCAATACGAAGACGTCCTCCAGGTCGGCACGATCGGCCTCATCAAGGCCATCGACCGCTTCGACCCGCACCGCGGCGTCGAGTTCCCGACCTACGCCGTGCCGACCATCATCGGCGAGATCAAGCGGTTCTTCCGCGACACCTCGTGGAGCGTCCGCGTCCCCCGCCGCCTCCAGGAGCTGCGCCTCGCACTCGCCGAGGCCACCGAGGAGTTCTCGCACAAACACGACCGCGCGCCGACGGTCGTCGAACTCGCCGACCACCTGGGCATGTCCGTCGAGGAGATCCTGGAGGGCATGGAGGCCGCGAACGCCTACTCGCCCGCCTCACTCGACGCCCACGACCTCGACGACGACCGCGACAACGCGCTCATTGCCCGCCTCGGCCAGGAGGACGAAGCCCTCGACGGCGTCGAATACCGCGAGGCGCTGCGCCCGCTGCTGGCCCGTATGCCACCGCGCGACCGGCAGATCATCATGCTGCGGTTCTTCGGCAACATGACGCAGTCTCAGATCGGCGAACGGCTCGGCATCTCGCAGATGCACGTGTCCCGCCTGCTGGCCCGGGCACTGGCCCGACTGCGCGCGGACCTGTCGGCCTGA
- a CDS encoding PH domain-containing protein, whose translation MLDPSIKPKTVRRYLLPGEKCLVAVRRHWSVLIRPLSAAVGAAALVIAMALYFPAEHVVVHLLLWPVLVAATLWGAWHVLVWRHDYLFVTDRRVMVTTGVLTRRVLMLSLAKVTELKFQRSLGGRILGHGTLILESDVTEDALKEVEYVPWPDTIYVRMCDLLFEAEE comes from the coding sequence ATGCTCGACCCCTCGATAAAACCGAAGACCGTGCGGCGCTACCTGCTCCCCGGCGAGAAATGCCTCGTCGCGGTCCGCAGGCACTGGTCGGTGCTCATCCGCCCGCTGTCCGCCGCGGTCGGCGCGGCGGCCCTCGTCATCGCGATGGCCCTGTACTTCCCGGCGGAACACGTCGTCGTCCACCTCCTGCTGTGGCCGGTCCTGGTCGCCGCGACGCTGTGGGGCGCCTGGCACGTCCTCGTTTGGCGGCACGACTACCTCTTCGTCACCGACCGGCGCGTCATGGTGACCACCGGCGTGCTGACCCGGCGCGTGCTCATGCTGTCGCTGGCCAAGGTGACCGAGCTGAAATTCCAGCGCTCGCTCGGGGGGCGAATACTCGGCCACGGCACCCTCATCCTGGAATCCGACGTCACCGAGGACGCCCTCAAGGAGGTGGAGTATGTTCCGTGGCCGGATACGATCTACGTCCGGATGTGCGACCTCCTGTTCGAAGCCGAGGAATGA